A stretch of the Harpia harpyja isolate bHarHar1 chromosome 5, bHarHar1 primary haplotype, whole genome shotgun sequence genome encodes the following:
- the CRISPLD1 gene encoding cysteine-rich secretory protein LCCL domain-containing 1 isoform X4: MKMTWDTELERSAESWAETCLWEHGPASLLPSIGQNLGAHWGRYRPPTFHVQAWYDEVRDFTYPHPHECNPYCPYKCSGPVCTHYTQVVWATSSRIGCAINLCHNMNIWGQIWPKAVYLVCNYSPKGNWWGHAPYKPGRPCSACPPSFGGGCRENLCYREDSERPYSPHEPEEETNEIERQRSKAQDATVQSRPRTHSPSGSTGTDDSEKNEVISTQQMSQIVSCEVRLRDQCKGTTCNRYECPAGCLDSKAKVIGSVHYEMQSSICKAAIHYGILDNEGGWVDVTRQGRKNYFIKSYRNGIQSVGKYQSANSFTVSKVTVQAVTCETTVEQLCPFQKPASHCPRVYCPRNCMQANPHYARVIGTRIYSDISSICRAAVHAGVVRNQGGYVDVMPVDKRKVYIASFQNGIYSESLQNPPGSKAFRVFAVV; the protein is encoded by the exons aCATGGGACACAGAACTGGAGAGATCTGCAGAGTCGTGGGCTGAAACCTGTCTATGGGAGCATGGGCCTGCAAGCCTTCTTCCATCAATTGGACAGAATTTGGGGGCACACTGGGGCAG GTACAGACCTCCAACATTTCATGTCCAAGCATGGTATGATGAAGTGAGAGATTTCACGTATCCCCATCCTCATGAATGCAACCCATATTGTCCTTACAAATGCTCTGGTCCTGTTTGTACACATTACACACAG gTTGTTTGGGCTACAAGTAGCAGAATTGGTTGTGCAATAAATTTGTGTCATAACATGAACATCTGGGGGCAGATTTGGCCAAAAGCAGTCTATCTTGTATGCAATTATTCTCCTAA GGGTAACTGGTGGGGTCATGCTCCTTATAAACCTGGCCGCCCTTGTTCTGCATGTCCCCCTAGTTTTGGAGGAGGTTGCAGAGAAAATCTTTGTTACAGAG AGGATTCAGAAAGGCCTTATTCTCCCCATGAACCAGAAGAGGAAACCAATGAGATTGAACGGCAGCGATCCAAAGCCCAGGATGCAACGGTGCAAAGCCGGCCAAGAACTCATTCACCTTCAGGCTCCACAGGCACTGATGACAGTGAGAAAAATGAAGTGATAAGCACACAGCAAATGT cTCAGATTGTTTCATGTGAAGTAAGGCTAAGAGATCAGTGCAAAGGAACAACTTGCAATAG gtaTGAATGTCCTGCTGGCTGTTTGGATAGCAAAGCCAAAGTTATTGGAAGTGTACATTatgaaatg CAATCCAGTATTTGTAAAGCTGCCATACATTATGGCATCCTAGACAATGAAGGTGGTTGGGTTGACGTCActaggcaaggaaggaaaaattactttatcAAGTCTTACAGAAATGGCATTCAGTCAGTTGG aaaataccagTCTGCTAACTCCTTCACTGTCTCTAAAGTAACAG TTCAAGCTGTCACCTGTGAAACAACAGTGGAACAACTGTGCCCATTTCAAAAACCAGCCTCACACTGTCCAAG AGTGTATTGTCCTCGCAACTGTATGCAGGCAAATCCACACTATGCTCGTGTAATTGGAACACGAATTTACTCTGAT ATATCCAGTATCTGCCGGGCAGCAGTACATGCTGGTGTAGTCCGCAACCAGGGTGGTTATGTTGATGTTATGCCAGTAGACAAAAGAAAGGTGTACATTGCTTCCTTTCAAAATGGGATATATTCAGAAAG TTTACAGAACCCTCCAGGAAGCAAGGCATTCAGAGTATTTGCTGTTGTTTAA